ACATCAAAGCTAGGGAGTTGATTCAGGCCATCATAGTTCCCATACACAAAGCTTCCTCTGATCAGATATTTGCTGTTGGCTGTGACGTTGAGGTTGTAGCAGTTTCTTTGACCATCAGGGAAGCTTCTCAAGGACCAAAGTTGTTGCTGAAACTGAGTCTTGTACGAATCATTGATCTTCCCAACCAATCCACTATCAATGTAATCTGCGTCTGATTTGTATGTTATATTCGTTGTCTTCTCCACGTAAGTTGTGTTCTTAGGCACCAATCCACAATCCAAGCTAATGAATCCTATTCATGACCAACATCAGAGagataaacaaataaaaactttcaaaaagaGTAATAATAAACACATCATCATATCTCAAGAACCTGCTTGGTTTTGAGCTTTGACTGATCTCGTAATGATAAAAGCGATGatcaagaaaagaagaaaccaaTCAAGAAACTTCATTTTTTCTTGAATAGCTGATTAGGTTCAGAGAACACTATTATTCATTGTTCAGTGCTGTTTGATTAGAAAAACTTGAGATAACATTTATATCGGTCAACTTTGTGCAAAGTCTTCAACATTAGATTATATCAGGTGATTGTACCACTAGCCTTACTTGCCTACGACATTGTTTATTGCGTCAGGCCACTAggtttcaaattatataaatatagtgACATCAAACGAACGAGTCAATTTTGGCAATTGTGATATGTGACCTCGTGTTCGCTATGTTGCCTATAATAACAAAGAgctgattcttttttttctgcaaAGAAATGTTATTCTATTCCTCAGATTTGATGTGATCTGAATAGTTTGATCGGAATAGACaaccaataaaataaagttCTCTATGTAAAGATCTTGCCGTCATATCTaaagaatctgaaatttgaTTTGGTGTTCTTGGAATATGAGTAATATTAAAATCCAGGAAACATATATGCAAAGTCTATATCCTTTCcaattattttgtaaaacttGGCCAGACATGTAGTTCCTTAATCATGGCTATCAAATCTTTGCAGTCTATTCCAAAACTCTGATATGTCAAGTATTGCAGTATACTCTAAATCGCCTGTTTTGATGGGTATTTTGGGCCCATCAAATCAACACCTTTTGATGAACCATCTCCTTTAGTTTAACTTGCTCTTGGTTTCCTTGATGACACTTGATGATTAGGCCGGCTGTGTCTGTTACTGCGAGCAGACGGAGAACCTCGATGGAGGAACTGAGTTTTCTTACTGCGAATGTCCAATGGAGCACTCATTTTGTTGCCACTCTTCTTACTCTTAGACCTTCCGTAAGAAGTATCACCAGCATGGCGTGATGGTTCAACTATGTTAGAGGAATGTTGTCCAGCTTACATCTCCATAAGATCAATGCCCAACAAATCGTTATCCTGAACATCACATTCCATCATCATGTTTATCAGCTAACTTCATATCAGATAAATCTCCAGAGACAAGTGCATCCTCATTTATTGCTGACGTTTTGGGAGAAAGTGAAAGTGATCGAGCTGTCTCTTTGGCTCGGAAGGTGACATTCGCATTCAAAACCACCGTGCGCGATGGAGTCACGATTGTGCTGGCCAGATTCTTTTCTTGTCGCATTACAACCAGCTCATCATTCTCTTTTGATTCCTATTGTCCACTAATCTCGTGAGGACCTTCTGTGGGTAACTTTTCACACTGAGTAAAGCCACTGCTGCTTAATACATTGGTAAGATTATCATTTTCCATATTCCTTGGCTTTTCAGTCCTCTCCTTTTTGCGCCAAGTAAGTTCTTGCTTATGGACATAAGGTCCTGGTTGATACCTAACAAAGAGCTGATTCGCATATCTAGTTTCgcgataatatatataactaccACCTCTAAGATTAAACTTTggtgtttattattattttacaataaaattgTAAACTTTACACTTAATAATACCATGGTTCAAGATGTGCAAATATCCAAGATAATAAGAGCATCTTTAGTGACAAATCTCTCTAAATAAGTACctaaatattagtttattaatatttgtaaatgtaataTGTTATGCAATTAAAATTAATGTTTTCTAAGATGTACCTGTAAAACCTGACATTTGGAGAACAGTATCTCAGAATAagtttgatagttttttttgtataaaaaataagtttgatAGTTTTTTTATAAGTGATAGGTGTTTCAACTAATTACTCTTTTCtagcttttattttttattaatattttcttcagATGTTGAGAAGATCAACATTGATAAAGCTCTTCTCAAAAGTTTCTCAAAagactaaaattaaaatttcaaaattaataaaactaaatacaACAGGATAAGTCAGCAAATATTCTCTTTCCATTTGTTTTGCATCTCTGAGAGAAAAGACACCTTTGTTCTCTTTCTTcgcttttctgtttttttcaaatattttttagtttttgaatgaGAAGAGTTTTGGTGAGAAACTACCAATGCTCATGTTCTAAAAGAATCCACCACAATATTATGTATCTCACCAAAACTATTTACACTAAAAACgataataaaagtagaaaaaaagacCGACAAAAAAGTAGAAAAATGAGAAAAGCAGAGATTATCTTTCATTTAAGAGACTCAAAATAATTTGTGAAAAATCCTCATCATTAGTTAGTATATTGTGATTGGTTTGACTTTTATTTACTTAAAACTGTAAATTTGACTAGTTAAGAGACTTCTGAAAAAAAACTCCCTGTAAGCGATGATGCTCataatatcaaaaatcataGTCCAAAACTTGGATTTTTAATTATGGACTACTTTGATCCAAGCCTGTATCCTGAAATCCAATCCACAATCCAAGCTGGTGAATCCTATTCATGACGAACACCAAAAagataaacaaataaaacactTCCAAAAGAGTAATAAAAAAACATCATAATGTTACGAAGAACCTGCTTGGTTTTGAGCTTGGACGGATCTCAGAATGGTAAAAGCAAtgatcaagagaagaagaaaccaatCAAGATACTTCATTTTTTCTTGAATAGCTTATCAGATTGAGAGGACACTATTATTCATTGTTCATTGCTGTTGATTAGCAAAAACTGAGATAACATAAAATATTGGTCAACATTTACCAATTCTTCAAATTTTACCAAGTCTTCAACTTTTACCAAGTCTTCAACATTAGATTATATCAGGTGGTTGTAACACTACTACTACCACCCTTACTTGCCTACGGCATTCTTTCTGATGTCAGGCGTGGAATATAACttagatataatataaaatgtggaatcatataaaaataagaatatgAAATCCaccaataaaattattaacGAAACCAGAAAGAACGAAAGGGAAAATATATAAAGCGTATCAGTTGCCTCTATTCTAAGTCATTCGTCTTCTACacaaaacaaatgtaaaaaTGAGAgggaaaaaatattatgaaaataacaatatattttttggttcaattttgaaaagataatatatttcaGTTTCTTTTAAACGTAATCCTGATTCTATtggaataaaacaaaaactgaGTGTTTTTAGCGAGTCAATTTTGGCAATTGTGATCTATGACCTCGTTAAACTAGATCCGAGACTTGATATCATGAAACtccggatccggatccggattCGGATAGTGATTTATCCGGCAGATCCGTACGGATTCAGATCGGATACGGATCTAgacctattatatatttataccatatgtagttttatataaaataactaaaattttatttttattaaatttcaataattttcaattttatttaaggaaataattttaagagcatttccaaaaagtcattttattttgaagtttgcaaaacttcatatttgaagttttaaattaGTCTTCTCCAAAAGCAAAACTTCAAACTTAATATTATAGTCtttatatttatgatacttaacttaaattcataaaactttataaataaatagcacatatataaaaatattatagatatattaactaataaaatgatacagtaaaatatatagtattacatagaaatacataattaaatattaaattaaaaataaaatattacattattctataaaactattttcGTAATACTTCCATATATGATCTATTAGTGCATTTGTTaagtttattttctaataatgttgttatctaaatctagttttggaaaaacacttattttaaagtgtttatttaattttatgtgtaaaaattaaaattataaaagaaaatttgaaatatttataagttattaaaattttgacggattaaaaagattaaaaaacaaaatatttaagaatcataaatataatatgtaaatgtaaAGACCAAAAtacaatgaaaaatatgaaacttcaaatttgaagttttgactAGTGACACTCTATATTAGAAGTTTCactattcaaaacttcaaatttgaagtttcgaAGTTTATTTTTGGAGAGCagaaaactttatatttgaagttatagagtGTATTTTGGagatactctaaatagactaaataaataGTTATAGTTAGTTATtaacttaatttaaaatttagtttctgttttaaataaaatgttcgGATCTAAATATCTGTGGATATTCGGATTTTAGTCTGGATATCCTAACTCCGGATATCCTAAAAGTCAGAATCTGAATCCGAATAGCATTTTACGGATGCGGATTCCTGGTATACCCCgatatttagtttgttttaccACCCCTACTTTAAACTACGctgtgtttgaaaaaaaaaaaaaattaaactcagtttttttttttgacatcaattAAACTCAGTTACAATCAAGAAAATTAAACTACATTGTCTGCAATTACAAAGAGCTGACTTCCATTTTATAATTGCTTCCGCATCTATTTTCGCCACAAAATACTACCACCATTGATTGTTGACCTTTTTGGGAACAAAATTGATAGTTTACGTTGGTGTGTGTTTTTATATCTTCTACAATGAAGTTAGTAAGTTTTCAATCAATAATACcatgcaattatatatataaataaaagaaaatttatataaatgaaatattgTACTacagtatattttttaaacaggTAAATAATATTGTATTGTTTCGCTCACGCGCGGACAGATACAGCCTCAGGACCGCAGCCACCGGATCCGAACATTACTCGTTTTATTATCACAAAGGAAAATACGAACTGGGAAATTTTCCAGTTTTATCTGGCTCCAGGGTTAAATTCAGAAGCCGAAGAGAGATTAAAGGCAGAAGAATCTTTTGAAGGCATCTCTTCACTACCTTGTCCCCTCGCATTTTCTAAGGACATGCACTCATTTAGCTCCACCACAACCTGTGCCATTGTTGGTCTCCGGTTGGAAGACGGATTCACACAAGCCAGAGCCAACTCTACAATCTTCCATGCACCGTTTGTGTCATAGTCCCCCATCAGTTTTGGGTCGATGATGCTCATGATGTCTCCTTTAGTGAGCATGAACCCAACCCATTCATTAATATGAGGTCTCTCTCTGGTTTTATCTATCACAGGCTGGTTTGTTATGATCTCTAACAGCACTACACCAAAGCTGTATACGTCGCTCTTTGTGCTTAGAATGTTTGTTCTGTAGTACCTGAAAGAGTTTACTTCAGTACTCatttgagcaaaaaaaaaaagacaaaactgaaGTGATTGATTCACTCACTCTGGGTCTAGGTATCCAAAAGTGCCCGCAACCGCAGTCGATACATGGCCTTCACCATCTATTGGGAAAGATCTTGAGAGCCCAAAGTCAGCTAACTTTGTTACATACCGCTCATTCAATAAGATATTTGTAGTTTTCACATCTCTATGGACCATGGGAGGCTCACATCCATTGTGTAGATACTCCAATCCTGTTACAGTTAGTTATTGTATTTGCCAATTTTCCTTtcagacaaagaaaaaaaaaagtcttgtagtgattaaaaataataaggtcaaaggttttttttcttcaccTTGTGCTGCCTCTACAGCTATTTTCATTCTAGTTTCCCAGCTTAGGACATTGCCACCATGTTTTCCTGTATTGTGTTGTAATGTAGTGAGATTGCACCAAAACTTAAGTCATCATATAGTTAAAAATGTTTACCTGACATATTCTCTCGTAGGTCTCCTTTAGCCATGTATTCATAGATCAAAGCCAAGTTATCTCCATCATCGCAATAACCCACAAGTGACACCAAATGTCTATGGTGAACTCTTAAAAGAAGCTCAACCTGATAAAAATAACAGAATCGTCATTTCACAATCAGAAATTTATGTCTAGGGGATTTATGTCTTGTTTAAGTACCTCTGCTTTGAATTCCTTATAACCTTGAGCTGATGAGGGAGAGAGCATTTTCACGGCTACTTGAGTATCATCCAAGTTTCCATGATACACTATCCCAAAGCCTCCTTCGCCAAGAACTCTCTTGAAGTTGTTAGTTATCTTCGGTACCTCAGGATATGTGATCCTTCGGTCCTTTGTTATGATTGGTGGTTTGGATGATCTTGCCTCTCTTTTAACTAAACCGGGAGTGAAATGTAAAATGAATAGACTAAAGCTAAACAAAATATGTGAATGTAAAATGAACAGACTAAATCAAAATTGTACTTACTTCTTTTCCATCGGACGACGAAAAAGATGGCTAAGATGACTAGCAGAGCTAACACTCCAAAGACTATAGCAACCACTGGAACCTTTTTTCTTTCACTCAAACTGTAGTCGTCAAAAGTTATGGCAAACCGGAAAAGAGAAAGGAAATATGAAGTTTAGTGTGGCACTACATGTAAGCGGTTTTCTTTTTgcagttatatataatttttatcacTAAATAATTTGAGTTTTAATCAATGAAGTATGGACATCTTACATTAGTGTTAAAGAATGGCTCTTTAATCTTTGCTGAAGTGAGTCTGGAATTGTGCTATTGAGATTTGGATTTCCACTTAATTTTCTGCAAATTTAGATAGCTGAAGGCTTCAAgctttcaaaacaaacaaaataaaatataaaaagagagagagaggctgtaAGGGTGTTGATATAATAAAAAGCTCACATTCGTTTCAGGGACTTCATATCAGCAAAAAAATCTGGAATATTTCCTGATAAATCGTTCTTTGATAAATCTCTGTtcatcgagagagagagagaaatatcGTTTGTAAAGAGTTAtatagtgttaaaaaaaagagttatataataaatttccaCCACGATAAACCATATCAACTACTTAAATTTAGTGGTATTGAGGCACTTACAGCTCTATCAGCTGTGTTAGCTTGGACAGTTCAGGTGTTATACTACCAGCCAACTTGTTCCCTCTCAGATTCCTAATATTTTCATACCCAATAGAGTTAGAATTTGTGAATAAAAAACTAAAGAAGGGTACTTGAGATGAACAAGAAACAAAGCATAACAGAGATATGATTCGCGGTGGCTCGGAGTCTGGATAACTGCAGTCTAGTCCTTCCCACCGATAAATCTGTGGAGCACATGGATCTCCTTGCCAGCTAGTCTTTTTCTTCAACTCATAAATTCTCTTGATGTTCATCATTGCAGAAACTGATCATTCAGCAGAGATCCGTAAACCATGCAAAGTCAAAAGACATgaactatttttcttttgttaaaagaATGGGTTTAAATGAACATGGTTGAATTACCTTCATCTTGGTCTGTGTCGAGCTGTAGAAGGTCCAAGCCTTTATATAACTCGAGGCCATTGATAAGAGGAGGAAGAGTTGAGTTACCCGTCTTGGCCAAAGTTAGATTGAATTTCCCATCAGAACTTATAGCCCTCGAATTAGACATGGAAAATGGTTGACCATtacaataaatgtttaatactCTGCTCTGATTAGCTTCAAGTTTATGGATTTCTGCTGAATGGATGTATACATATATCTGTGCAATGTTCTTGTCGACACTCCAATCTATTGTCAGAGGCTGACTCTCATCTGCAGGTACAGCGGCTGTCTTAGCTACAAGTTGTGGGACATCATATAAGCTACTTGTATTGACAAAAAGGTCCGTGCTTATTGACTTCATGTGGCTGCCTAAGAATGGTGTCCAGTTTCGGTCGTGGATGTCATCAGCATACCTATAAAACCAGAGAGCTCTCTCCTTTTCTTGTTAACTCAGCAGAAagagcaaaacaaaaacacaaataataatatacaggGGAGGGCCAGTGCCGGGAAACTTAATATAAtcacattttttctttatttaaaataagtctccatataaaattcataacctaaaatttgaaacgaacccaaaccaaaaaaaactcatgtatcCAGtccaaaatgtaaaaaataccaaaaaagaTATTGTAGAATGATACAAAACATATATGAAACTAAAGTATTATTacccgaatccgaatggataatcagaaaaaaacttcaaaaatttgATCTAAATGttcaaattaataacaaatacaaatatttgaaacaaaaaatatgtaCTTCTTGGAAGCTCCTTTAGTCTATCAGTTTGAATAAAAGTTCATTAATGCTTTTACTCCAAGAGGTCTGAGTTTCAAACccataaaacaaaaactatgCATATTATGGAGAAAAAAATGTTACAAGAGAACTTTGGCATGGTACATGTTGTATCATCGGACATGAATTTCATAGGGCAGTTCGAAGTGGTGAAGTCAGACTTGTATTCTCATAAAATGGTACAACTTTGGGCGATAGAATCgtctatataatattta
The Raphanus sativus cultivar WK10039 chromosome 1, ASM80110v3, whole genome shotgun sequence DNA segment above includes these coding regions:
- the LOC108808043 gene encoding probable LRR receptor-like serine/threonine-protein kinase At1g51880 isoform X1 encodes the protein MKLLHGFLLFLMTSAYGIFESVQAQNQSEFISLDCGLVPKETIYSEVSTKIVYKSDANHIESGVAGRINDAYKTLFLQQTWSLRSFPEGTRNCYNFNLTAKLKYLIRAGFVYGNYDGRNQLPSFDLYIGPNKWTSVSFPGVANGSVHEMIHVLTQDRLQVCLVKTGKTTPFISSLKLRPLNNETYPTQSGSLVTISRVYFSPSTFIVRYADDIHDRNWTPFLGSHMKSISTDLFVNTSSLYDVPQLVAKTAAVPADESQPLTIDWSVDKNIAQIYVYIHSAEIHKLEANQSRVLNIYCNGQPFSMSNSRAISSDGKFNLTLAKTGNSTLPPLINGLELYKGLDLLQLDTDQDEVSAMMNIKRIYELKKKTSWQGDPCAPQIYRWEGLDCSYPDSEPPRIISLLCFVSCSSQVPFFSFLFTNSNSIGYENIRNLRGNKLAGSITPELSKLTQLIELDLSKNDLSGNIPDFFADMKSLKRIKLSGNPNLNSTIPDSLQQRLKSHSLTLILSERKKVPVVAIVFGVLALLVILAIFFVVRWKRIKREARSSKPPIITKDRRITYPEVPKITNNFKRVLGEGGFGIVYHGNLDDTQVAVKMLSPSSAQGYKEFKAEVELLLRVHHRHLVSLVGYCDDGDNLALIYEYMAKGDLRENMSGKHGGNVLSWETRMKIAVEAAQGLEYLHNGCEPPMVHRDVKTTNILLNERYVTKLADFGLSRSFPIDGEGHVSTAVAGTFGYLDPEYYRTNILSTKSDVYSFGVVLLEIITNQPVIDKTRERPHINEWVGFMLTKGDIMSIIDPKLMGDYDTNGAWKIVELALACVNPSSNRRPTMAQVVVELNECMSLENARGQGSEEMPSKDSSAFNLSSASEFNPGAR
- the LOC108808043 gene encoding probable LRR receptor-like serine/threonine-protein kinase At1g51880 isoform X2 encodes the protein MKLLHGFLLFLMTSAYGIFESVQAQNQSEFISLDCGLVPKETIYSEVSTKIVYKSDANHIESGVAGRINDAYKTLFLQQTWSLRSFPEGTRNCYNFNLTAKLKYLIRAGFVYGNYDGRNQLPSFDLYIGPNKWTSVSFPGVANGSVHEMIHVLTQDRLQVCLVKTGKTTPFISSLKLRPLNNETYPTQSGSLVTISRVYFSPSTFIVRYADDIHDRNWTPFLGSHMKSISTDLFVNTSSLYDVPQLVAKTAAVPADESQPLTIDWSVDKNIAQIYVYIHSAEIHKLEANQSRVLNIYCNGQPFSMSNSRAISSDGKFNLTLAKTGNSTLPPLINGLELYKGLDLLQLDTDQDEVSAMMNIKRIYELKKKTSWQGDPCAPQIYRWEGLDCSYPDSEPPRIISLNLRGNKLAGSITPELSKLTQLIELDLSKNDLSGNIPDFFADMKSLKRIKLSGNPNLNSTIPDSLQQRLKSHSLTLILSERKKVPVVAIVFGVLALLVILAIFFVVRWKRIKREARSSKPPIITKDRRITYPEVPKITNNFKRVLGEGGFGIVYHGNLDDTQVAVKMLSPSSAQGYKEFKAEVELLLRVHHRHLVSLVGYCDDGDNLALIYEYMAKGDLRENMSGKHGGNVLSWETRMKIAVEAAQGLEYLHNGCEPPMVHRDVKTTNILLNERYVTKLADFGLSRSFPIDGEGHVSTAVAGTFGYLDPEYYRTNILSTKSDVYSFGVVLLEIITNQPVIDKTRERPHINEWVGFMLTKGDIMSIIDPKLMGDYDTNGAWKIVELALACVNPSSNRRPTMAQVVVELNECMSLENARGQGSEEMPSKDSSAFNLSSASEFNPGAR